A window of Bacillus thuringiensis genomic DNA:
CATACGTTTCATAAGTTGATATTCAGGACGTTTAAAATCTTTTCCACTTGCTCTTTCTATAAAGATGTATTCTTCAGGAATACTTATCTCTGCTGCGGTTGCGAGTTGTCTCTCGATAGATTGATCTTTACTACTTACTCTAATATAAAAGAATTTCCTCATTATGTATTCCTTCCCCCATTTCAAATCACACACAATCTATATTTATAAAAATTTGTTGGTTATAAGATATAATTATTATATTTTAATGTCAAATTCTATACAACTCTCATGACATATTTCAAAAATAATTATGTTATAATTGTGAAACATTAAAAACTACTCAAACTCACCGTGTCAAAAAGTATACTTTTTGACACGGTGTAATCTATTATAATTATAATTCATAAGGAGATGTAGAAAACGATTAAATATGAATATTCAAAAAAGATTAACTATTTTAACTACAGATGAAATAAATCAACTTTATAGTAGACCTCTTTTTACAACTAAAGAGCGCGTACAATATTTTTCTCTTTCTCAAATGGAAACTGAATTGTTATATACTTTACGTTCAATAAAATCTAAGATTTATTTTATTCTTCAACTTGGATACTTTAAGTCAAAGCACTTATTTTTTCAATTTAACCTATGTGAAGTGGAAGAAGATATTCAATATATTCTTAAAGTTCATTTCAATAATGCTGACTTCTCAGATTTTGGATCTATTGATAAAAAAACTAGGCTAAATCAACAACAACTTATTCTTAAGCGCTTTAATTATTATCTTTGTGATTCACAATCTCGACTAGATTTAAAAGAACAAGCTCGTAGAGCTGCAGCTATAAGTGGGAAACCGATTTTTATTTTTCGCGAACTTATAAATTATTTAACTACTAAACGAATTATTATTCCTGGTTATAGCTTTATACAAGAGGTTATAGGAAATGCTATTACATATGAACAAAACCGCCTTATAAGGGTTATACAAAAACAGCTATCCGAGGCGGATAAACAGCATTTAAAAGAATTATTATATAATCCTTCTGGTTTATATAAGATTACTCGAATCAAACATGAACCTAAAGACTTTAGTATGAATGAAATTAAACGGGAAATTGAATATGGGAAAGAAATGTATCCTCTTTTTCAACTGGCCAATTCAATTTTGCCACAACTAAAAATTTCTAATGAAAGTATTAAATATTACGCTTCTTTAGTAGAATATTATTCCGTATATAAATTAAAAAGGTTTAATGAATCCCTTGTAAATCTTTATTTATTGTGCTTTATTTTTCATCGATACCAAAGAATGAATGATAATTTGATCAATAGTTTTATTTATAAAATGAGAAAATACAACGATGATATTTTATCCTTTGCAAAAGATCAAGTATATAACTATTACACAGAAAACCAGGAAGATTTCAAGAAAGTCGGAAATATTTTACAAGTTATAATAGATGAAAACATTTCCGAACATACAGTATTTAAAGACATACAAAGACGTGTATTTTCTATCCTAGACCGTCCTAAATTAACTGAGCTAGCAAATCAAATCCTGAATACTTCGAAGATAGATGAAAAAGCGTTCCGTTGGGAACGTATTGATACATTAGCTTTACAATTCAAGAGACAAATTCGTCCTATTTTTATGACGATTGATTTTGTTACAACAGATATTGAAGATCCTCTTATGGATGCAATACATTTTTTAAAAGAAGTTTTTATGAAACGAAAAGCTTTACTTAAATATGATATCGAAAATATTCCACAAACCTTTATACAAAATGGGGCCAAACGTTACCTTTACACGAAAGATGATGCGCATTCAAAACGTTTACTAATAGATCGATATGAATTTTTAATTTATCATTCTTTATGGTACCGCTTACAATCAGGAGATGTTTTTTGTAGAGATAGCATACAGTATAGAAGTTTTGAAGATGATTTAGTCGATGAAGATACGTGGGTACATAAAGAGAGTATGATTCAAGATTTCAATTTAACTAAGCTACAACAGCCCATCGAACAACATTTAAAAGAACTTGAAAACAAATTGGAAGCTCGTATCATCTCTATTAATAAAAGGATTACTTCTGGAAAAAACAAATATGTTCAAGTGAAAAAACATAAAAATCATCATTCTTGGACACTTCCATATACTCGATCTTCATCTCTTATTAATCATTCTTTTTTCGATGTATTACCACAAGTTGATATGAGGAGTATCCTGTATTTTGTAAATCAGCAATGCAATTTTCTAGATAACTTTGAACATATTCTGGGACGCTATGCCAATCAAAAAGCAAAGGATTATACTCTCATTCCATGTTTAATAGCTTGGGGAACAAATATGGGGTTATATAGAATGGGAGAAGTCTCTGATATAGATTTTTCAAAATTAGCTACTACATCAGCTAATTTTATTCGATTAGAAACATTAAAAGATGTAAATGATTGTATCAGTAATGCCACAAGTAAGCTTCCTATTTTCCCGTATTTTAACATTGATGATTTCATCCATTCAAGTAGTGATGGCCAAAAATACGAAACACAGATTCATACACTACAGTCTCGTCATTCTTCTAAATATTTTGGAATGAATAAAGGAATCACTTCGTATACAATGGTGGCTAACCACATTCCAATTCAAGCAAGAATTATTGGTGCAAATGAGCATGAAAGCCATTATGTATTTGATATTTTATACAATAATACAACCAATATAAAACCTACTATCCATTCTACAGATACACATGGAACGAATGAAGTTAATTTTGCTATTTTAGATTTGTTTGGTTACCAATTTGCACCTAGATATAAAGATATTCAAGCAACGATATCTCGAAATTTATATGGTTTTCAACATCCAAGCCATTATGAAGAATTGCTGATTAAACCTGTGCGTAAAATTAATACAGATCTCATTGTAAAAGAATGGGACAATATAAAACGAATTATGGTATCTCTTGCTTTAAAGACGACGACTCAAAATGTTATTGTTCGAAAATTAAGTTCTTATGCACGGAAAAATCAAACCAAGCGGGCACTATGGGAGTATGATAACATCATTAAAAGCCTATATTTTTTAGAATATATTGATTCATTATCGTTACGTCAAAATGTTCAAAAATCACTAAATCGTGGAGAAAGCTATCATAAATTACGTCGATCAGTATCCTATGCAAACTTTGGGAAACTTCGTTTCAAGACTGAACAAGATCAGCACATCTGGAATGAATGTAGTAGGCTGCTCAGCAACTGTGTTGTTTATTACAATGCGAGTATATTATCGAATTTATTAATAAAATCCAAAGATACAGGGTTTGAGATGAAAATGTTACAGTATATTTCACCAATTGCATGGCAACATATTAATTTTTATGGTCGTTATGAATTTAGTAAATCCCCAACAGTAGTAAATATAGAGGAAATTCTTGAGAGTATCAATAAAGATGATATTCTCACCAGCTTAACACGAGAAGACTCCTTGGAAGAATAAAGTATTGTTGTCCTTATTCCCCCTTTTCGGGGGGATGGGCAAAAACACCCTAGTTGTAATTTGTGACCGATAAATAGTTGATAACAACAGCATATATCTTTTGTGAGGAGCGAAGTCCTTTATTTCTGAAGCATCTAAAGAATTCGCTTCAGCAGCAAAGTGCTTCAATTTAGAAATTGGAATGCCTTCTAATAAATCATGAATGTTTGGAAGGAAAGACGTAATAAATGAAAGTCTGTTTTGTAAATCTTTCATATGAGTAATAGAAGGGCTTTTGGGAACTTCTTTAAAATAATTATAACCAGAATGTTGAGTTTCTTTTGACGTATGAAGTAATTGATCGAGTTTATCTTTTTCTATATTGGGGTACCGCCACATGCCCATCAACTTAAGAATTTGCACTACCCCCAAGTGTCAAAAAACGTTATTCTTTCTAAAAAGCTAGCTAGAAAGGATGACATTTTTTATGAATCTTTCAATTCAAGATGAATTACAACTATTTTCTGAAGAGCTGTATCGTCATTTAACCCCTTCTCTTTTGGAAGAACTCGCTAAAGAATTAGGTTTTGTAAAAAGAAAACGAAAGTTTTCAGGAAATGAATTAGCTACCATATGTATCTGGGTCAGTCAACGTACAGCGAGTGATTCTCTCGTTCGACTATGCAGTCAATTACACGCCGCCACAGGCACTCTTATGAGTCCAGAAGGACTCAATAAACGCTTTGATAAAAAAGCGGTTGAATTTTTGAAATATATTTTTTCTGCATTATGGAAAAGTAAACTTTGTAAAACATCAGCCATTTCAAGTGCAGCACTCACGTATTTTCAACGAATCCGTATTTTAGATGCGACGATTTTCCAAGTACCGAAACATTTAGCACATGTATATCCTGGGTCAGGTGGTTGTGCACAAACTGCAGGTATCAAGATTCAATTAGAATATGACTTACACAGCGGACAGTTTTTAAACTTCCAGGTAGGTCCTGGAAAAAATAATGATAAAACATTTGGAACAGATTGCTTAGATACCTTACGGCCGGGTGATCTGTGTATTCGTGATTTAGGATATTTTTCATTGGAAGACTTAGATCAAATGGATCAACGTGGCGTGTGCTATATATCAAGACTTAAGTTAAACCATACCGTCTATACGAAAAATCCATTTCCAGAATACTTTCGAAATGGGACAATCAAAAAACAGTCACAGTATATCCAAGTTGATTTAGAGAACATTATGCACACGTTAAAACCAGGACAAACGTATGAAATAAAAGAGTCGTATATTGGCAAGAATCAAAGATTATTTACAAGAGTAATTATCTACCGATTAACAGAGGAACAAATACTGGAACGTAGAAAAAAACAAAGCTATACCGAAAGTAAAAAGGGGATTACCTTTTCAGAAAAGAGTAAACGATTAACGGGTATCAACATATATGTTACGAATACGCCTTGGGAAGTGGTTCCGATGGAACAAATCCATGATTTTTACTCCCTCCGCTGGCAGATCGAAATCATATTTAAAACGTGGAAATCTCTATTTCAAATTCATCATTGGCAAACTATCAAACAAGAGCGATTAGAATGCCATGTGTATGGAAAACTCATTGCCATTTTTATATGTTCTTCCACGATGTTTAAGATGCGCCAACTTCTGTTGCAAAAGCACAAAAGAGAACTAAGCGAATATAAAGCAATTGGGATGATTCAAGATCATCTATCCCTGTTATATCAAGCGATACAGAGAAACACCCGTATAATAACAAAGGTTTTAATCCGCCTGTTTACCCTACTAAAGAAAAATGGCCGGAAATCCCATCGATATGAGAAGAAAACTATCTTTGATATTATGGGTGTTGTCTATGAGTATAATGGATTGAGAAAACAAAAGAAAGCTGCATAAGAAAAAAATGAAACCCGTTAGGGTTTATTTCGTATGCTCATTTTTAAGAGGATTATACTGTTTAAAAGTTTGTTCATTTCAATTAATGGAAAACCGTAGAGTTTCTATCCTTAAGTTGATGGGCATGGGGTACCGCCAGCATTTCGGAAAAAAACCACGCTAAGGATTTTTTCTATAAAAAGAGCCGTTATATTAAGAATAAAACGGCTCTTTTATACGTAAAGGACGTAAATTCATTTGCCCAGTGTCATGTAATCCTTCAAATTTGTATTCTCCAAGAAAATTGATATGTTCCCATCCTAACGGCCACGCATATGGCATTAAATCTTCTCTAAATTCTCCTCTTGCTTTTAATTCTTCTACGGCTTTTTCCATATATACAGTGTTCCACACACTTATAGCGTTAATAATTATGTTTAGTGCACTAGCTCTTTGTAACTGGTCTTGGAGAGCACGTTCTCTAAATTCTCCACGTTGTCCAAAAAATATAATTCTAGCTAATGCATTGATTGCTTCTCCTTTATTTAAACCTTTTTGAACCCGTCTCCTTACGGCTTTATTAGATATGTAATCCAGCGTAAAGAGGGTTTTCTCGATTCGTCCCATTTCTCCAAGTGCTGTTGCGAGTTTATTTTGTCTTGCATATGATCCGAGCTTCCCCATGATAAGAGCGCTAGATACTTTTCCTGTTTGAACCGAGTATGCCAACCTTCTAATATCTTCATAGTTTTCTTTTATTAACTTTACATTAATTTTTCCTTTTAAAAGTGCTTGAACATTTTCATATTCTTCTCCACCAGGTATAGAAAAAAGCTTAGTATCTGCCAAATCACGAATACGAGGAGCAAATCGAAATCCCAACAAGTGTGTTAAAGCGAAAACTTGATCTGTATATCCAGCTGTATCTGTGTAATGTTCTTCAATTTTTAAATCTGTTTCATGATGAAGAAGCCCATCTAATACATGAAGAGCATCTCGTGCATTGGTAGTAATGACTTTCACATGATAGGCAGATAGCTGATCACTTACAAATCGATAAATGGTTCCACCTTTTCCCGTTCCATAGTGTGGATTGGAATCTGCATGTAGAGAACGTACAGCAATGGATAAACGCATACCATCAGAAGAAGAAGTTGTCCCATCTCCCCAATAGGATGATAACTTTTGTTCCTTTTGGAAATTCACGAGAATAGATTGAGCGCGAACCATTGCATCATCATACATTCTCCATTGTGAAGCATTTGCCATTTGTCTATAGGAGATTCCAGGGGTAGCTTCCGCCATTTTTGTAAGACCTATATTTGTCCCCATTGCCATCAAAGTAGCTAATACAATATTCTGTTCCTCTTGATCAGGAGATTGATTGGTAGAGGCGTGGATAAATTGATCATGAAATCCAGTCCAACTGGCCACTTCTATTAGTAAATCTGTCAGTTTTATTCTGGGTAACATACTATGAAGAAGTTTACTAAATGCTTTTGCTTCTTCTGGAGTTCCTCTATCCAATCGCTCAACATGTAGTTTTCCTTGACTAATATCTACTCCTTCTAATTTCTCGCTATTTTTTGATAACCATTCTAAATGTTCATTTAATCGGTTTATTCGGTCAGTTATATAATCTTCAGCTTTTAAAGGGGCTGTAAGGCCATTTGGAATGTTTGAAACTTCGTTCCATTCATCATACGGTATAAGATAATCATCAAATGCCTTATGATGTCTACTGCCTGATACAAAAATATCTCCTGAACGAATATGATTTCTTAACTCGGTTAAAGCTGCCAATTCATAATAGTGCCGATTAATGTTTCCGTCATCATCATATACATGTTTTTGCCAACGGTTAGATACAAAGTGTAAGGGAGCGCCATGAGGCACTTTTCGTTTACCTGTTTCATTCAATTCATGAATCGTATCAAGTGCTTGTAAAACGGGTTCTCCAGATTTCGTCGCTCTAAAATGAAGACTGCGTAATAAAGTAGGTGCATATCGTCTAACATAGGAATAACGAGTATTTAACAAATCCAAATAGTCATAATTTAAAGGCCGTGATAGTTGTTTTGCTTCTTCAACAGATTCGACCATCTCATTCCATGACATTACTTCATCTAGGGCTGCAAAAGCATCTTTACCCGTTTCTTTTGCCTCAATTAGTGTCCCGCATACAGTAATAAATTGTAAAATCTTCTCGTTTAATTTTTTCCCATTTGCTTGCTGTATTTCGTCTTGTTCTTTTTTCCCTTTTGTTTGAAGATTCATCATAAGACGATCATGAATTTCAATTGCGTAATCTATAAGGTCTTGTGTAATCTCCAATAAAAATGAGACTAACATACTATATCTTTTTACTTCATTGAATCGTCTAAAAGCATATGGCTCATATTTTGATCCTAATCTAGCGAGCTGCCGAAGACGATTTGTATTAATTTTTGTGGTATCAATAGTAAGACCAATTTTTTGAACAAATTGTAATCGGTCTATTACTTTTAAAAATGATTCTGGTGAAGGCTGGGCCGGTACATCTTTTAGCCATGCTAATGGAGATTTACCATTTATAGTTGGTAAAAGTAACGCATCTAATTGATCTTTTTGTTCTTGGACCAAACCGTCATGTAGTATACTATACACTTTCTGATCTGCTTGTTGCTTTGCTTCCCAGACGATATCTTCAATCACATACATAGCTGGAAGAATGACTTTCATTTTTCGCAATGTAGATATTGTTATTTCAATTAAATAGAGGGTATTATTGTTATCCATTGCTTGTTGCACTAAAAATTGTAATAAAGTTTCTTTATATTCAGAAGAAAAATTCTGATATCCATATTCTGTTCGAATTTCCCCAAGATGCTCCCATAAAGTATTCCCACGTTTGGCATATACTAAAAATTCTTCAGGTGGAATCTGTAACTGACTCGCAACGTAAGCCACTACATATTGTGGAATGTCTTTATATTCTGTTAAGGACCAGCCAGGATAACGAATTAATGCAAGCTGAAGAGCGAACCCTAAACGATTGTATCCTCTACGGTGTTTTAATATTAAATGTAAGTCATGTTTAGAAAAAGTATGAAATGTTACCAAATCCCATTCTGTTAAACGTGATAAATCCATTAACTCATTTCGTTGTGCCTCTGACAGTAATTGTTTAACTCCCATTGTTTCCCCTTTACTCCTTTATAAGAGCTCCATTTTATTTTTTAGCTGCAGTTGGTTTGGATTTGTGTAAAGTAGTGTCGTATGGATGTTAGAGTGCCCAGCTTGATTTGCAACTTCATGAATGCTAAATCCTTTTTCAATTGCATTCGTACAGAAGAAGTGTCGTAATTGGTGTGGAGTAATAACATTGCTGTATGATTTAAAGATACGATTGACGACCGTACGGTCGAGCTTTTCTCGCTTTTTACTAATAAAAAGATACGGAGATTCATGTGCTGTACTGTATGTTTTTCGATCGATGAGATAATCTTTGATAGCACTAAGTACCTTACTATTTAGTAATACAATTCGTTGTTTACCTCCTTTTCCACTTCGAATAATACATTCCCCAGTCTGTAAATTGAAGTCATTCATTTTGATAGATAATGCCTCTGAAATACGTACTCCTGTATATGCTAGGAGAGTGGCAATTGCATAATTACGTTTGTTATTATCCTCTAACACACTTTGTAAAAACTTTTTTACATCTAATTCAACAATTTGGGTTGGAGAAGCATAGACAGTTTGAACCTTTATCATGTCTGTTTTTAAAATTACTTGATCTTGTTGACTTCCTTTCTGTATTAGAAATTCATTAAATTTAGCAAGGCTACTAATCTTGTGGTTAATGGACTTGGCGTTCAACATTTTGACATTCTTTAAATAACTAATGTACTCTAAGATATTTTGTCGGTACAATTTTGTTAATTTTCTGTCATAGGAACCTTCAAACCATTTTATGTACTGTCTAATACCTGATGTGTATCCCTGAACAGTGTTCTCAGTTTTATTCTCTTGTTTAAGATAAGAAGAAAACTGTTTTGCAACATCCATGTGATTTCCTCCGCGTCTATAAATTGTGTTGCGTCTAAAAGTATTTATTTATCGATAAATTGTGTTGCGTTAAACCCCTAGATTTATATTTATTATAACACCTAATACAACACAATTAATATTGTGTTGTATTATTTTTTGTATAAAAAAAGACACTGTATGTGTCTTGGAATAATGATATATTTTCTGATTTTTTAACTCTGATTTTCTTAGCGTGGTTTTTTTCCGAAATGCTGGCGGTACCCCATGCCCATCAACTTAAGGATAGAAACTCTACGGTTTTCCATTAATTGAAATGAACAAACTTTTAAACAGTATAATCCTCTTAAAAATGAGCATACGAAATAAACCCTAACGGGTTTCATTTTTTTCTTATGCAGCTTTCTTTTGTTTTCTCAATCCATTATACTCATAGACAACACCCATAATATCAAAGATAGTTTTCTTCTCATATCGATGGGATTTCCGGCCATTTTTCTTTAGTAGGGTAAACAGGCGGATTAAAACCTTTGTTATTATACGGGTGTTTCTCTGTATCGCTTGATATAACAGGGATAGATGATCTTGAATCATCCCAATTGCTTTATATTCGCTTAGTTCTCTTTTGTGCTTTTGCAACAGAAGTTGGCGCATCTTAAACATCGTGGAAGAACATATAAAAATGGCAATGAGTTTTCCATACACATGGCATTCTAATCGCTCTTGTTTGATAGTTTGCCAATGATGAATTTGAAATAGAGATTTCCACGTTTTAAATATGATTTCGATCTGCCAGCGGAGGGAGTAAAAATCATGGATTTGTTCCATCGGAACCACTTCCCAAGGCGTATTCGTAACATATATGTTGATACCCGTTAATCGTTTACTCTTTTCTGAAAAGGTAATCCCCTTTTTACTTTCGGTATAGCTTTGTTTTTTTCTACGTTCCAGTATTTGTTCCTCTGTTAATCGGTAGATAATTACTCTTGTAAATAATCTTTGATTCTTGCCAATATACGACTCTTTTATTTCATACGTTTGTCCTGGTTTTAACGTGTGCATAATGTTCTCTAAATCAACTTGGATATACTGTGACTGTTTTTTGATTGTCCCATTTCGAAAGTATTCTGGAAATGGATTTTTCGTATAGACGGTATGGTTTAACTTAAGTCTTGATATATAGCACACGCCACGTTGATCCATTTGATCTAAGTCTTCCAATGAAAAATATCCTAAATCACGAATACACAGATCACCCGGCCGTAAGGTATCTAAGCAATCTGTTCCAAATGTTTTATCATTATTTTTTCCAGGACCTACCTGGAAGTTTAAAAACTGTCCGCTGTGTAAGTCATATTCTAATTGAATCTTGATACCTGCAGTTTGTGCACAACCAC
This region includes:
- a CDS encoding Tn3 family transposase — encoded protein: MNIQKRLTILTTDEINQLYSRPLFTTKERVQYFSLSQMETELLYTLRSIKSKIYFILQLGYFKSKHLFFQFNLCEVEEDIQYILKVHFNNADFSDFGSIDKKTRLNQQQLILKRFNYYLCDSQSRLDLKEQARRAAAISGKPIFIFRELINYLTTKRIIIPGYSFIQEVIGNAITYEQNRLIRVIQKQLSEADKQHLKELLYNPSGLYKITRIKHEPKDFSMNEIKREIEYGKEMYPLFQLANSILPQLKISNESIKYYASLVEYYSVYKLKRFNESLVNLYLLCFIFHRYQRMNDNLINSFIYKMRKYNDDILSFAKDQVYNYYTENQEDFKKVGNILQVIIDENISEHTVFKDIQRRVFSILDRPKLTELANQILNTSKIDEKAFRWERIDTLALQFKRQIRPIFMTIDFVTTDIEDPLMDAIHFLKEVFMKRKALLKYDIENIPQTFIQNGAKRYLYTKDDAHSKRLLIDRYEFLIYHSLWYRLQSGDVFCRDSIQYRSFEDDLVDEDTWVHKESMIQDFNLTKLQQPIEQHLKELENKLEARIISINKRITSGKNKYVQVKKHKNHHSWTLPYTRSSSLINHSFFDVLPQVDMRSILYFVNQQCNFLDNFEHILGRYANQKAKDYTLIPCLIAWGTNMGLYRMGEVSDIDFSKLATTSANFIRLETLKDVNDCISNATSKLPIFPYFNIDDFIHSSSDGQKYETQIHTLQSRHSSKYFGMNKGITSYTMVANHIPIQARIIGANEHESHYVFDILYNNTTNIKPTIHSTDTHGTNEVNFAILDLFGYQFAPRYKDIQATISRNLYGFQHPSHYEELLIKPVRKINTDLIVKEWDNIKRIMVSLALKTTTQNVIVRKLSSYARKNQTKRALWEYDNIIKSLYFLEYIDSLSLRQNVQKSLNRGESYHKLRRSVSYANFGKLRFKTEQDQHIWNECSRLLSNCVVYYNASILSNLLIKSKDTGFEMKMLQYISPIAWQHINFYGRYEFSKSPTVVNIEEILESINKDDILTSLTREDSLEE
- a CDS encoding IS4-like element IS231C family transposase; translation: MNLSIQDELQLFSEELYRHLTPSLLEELAKELGFVKRKRKFSGNELATICIWVSQRTASDSLVRLCSQLHAATGTLMSPEGLNKRFDKKAVEFLKYIFSALWKSKLCKTSAISSAALTYFQRIRILDATIFQVPKHLAHVYPGSGGCAQTAGIKIQLEYDLHSGQFLNFQVGPGKNNDKTFGTDCLDTLRPGDLCIRDLGYFSLEDLDQMDQRGVCYISRLKLNHTVYTKNPFPEYFRNGTIKKQSQYIQVDLENIMHTLKPGQTYEIKESYIGKNQRLFTRVIIYRLTEEQILERRKKQSYTESKKGITFSEKSKRLTGINIYVTNTPWEVVPMEQIHDFYSLRWQIEIIFKTWKSLFQIHHWQTIKQERLECHVYGKLIAIFICSSTMFKMRQLLLQKHKRELSEYKAIGMIQDHLSLLYQAIQRNTRIITKVLIRLFTLLKKNGRKSHRYEKKTIFDIMGVVYEYNGLRKQKKAA
- a CDS encoding Tn3 family transposase, translated to MGVKQLLSEAQRNELMDLSRLTEWDLVTFHTFSKHDLHLILKHRRGYNRLGFALQLALIRYPGWSLTEYKDIPQYVVAYVASQLQIPPEEFLVYAKRGNTLWEHLGEIRTEYGYQNFSSEYKETLLQFLVQQAMDNNNTLYLIEITISTLRKMKVILPAMYVIEDIVWEAKQQADQKVYSILHDGLVQEQKDQLDALLLPTINGKSPLAWLKDVPAQPSPESFLKVIDRLQFVQKIGLTIDTTKINTNRLRQLARLGSKYEPYAFRRFNEVKRYSMLVSFLLEITQDLIDYAIEIHDRLMMNLQTKGKKEQDEIQQANGKKLNEKILQFITVCGTLIEAKETGKDAFAALDEVMSWNEMVESVEEAKQLSRPLNYDYLDLLNTRYSYVRRYAPTLLRSLHFRATKSGEPVLQALDTIHELNETGKRKVPHGAPLHFVSNRWQKHVYDDDGNINRHYYELAALTELRNHIRSGDIFVSGSRHHKAFDDYLIPYDEWNEVSNIPNGLTAPLKAEDYITDRINRLNEHLEWLSKNSEKLEGVDISQGKLHVERLDRGTPEEAKAFSKLLHSMLPRIKLTDLLIEVASWTGFHDQFIHASTNQSPDQEEQNIVLATLMAMGTNIGLTKMAEATPGISYRQMANASQWRMYDDAMVRAQSILVNFQKEQKLSSYWGDGTTSSSDGMRLSIAVRSLHADSNPHYGTGKGGTIYRFVSDQLSAYHVKVITTNARDALHVLDGLLHHETDLKIEEHYTDTAGYTDQVFALTHLLGFRFAPRIRDLADTKLFSIPGGEEYENVQALLKGKINVKLIKENYEDIRRLAYSVQTGKVSSALIMGKLGSYARQNKLATALGEMGRIEKTLFTLDYISNKAVRRRVQKGLNKGEAINALARIIFFGQRGEFRERALQDQLQRASALNIIINAISVWNTVYMEKAVEELKARGEFREDLMPYAWPLGWEHINFLGEYKFEGLHDTGQMNLRPLRIKEPFYS
- the tnpI gene encoding TnP I resolvase, with protein sequence MDVAKQFSSYLKQENKTENTVQGYTSGIRQYIKWFEGSYDRKLTKLYRQNILEYISYLKNVKMLNAKSINHKISSLAKFNEFLIQKGSQQDQVILKTDMIKVQTVYASPTQIVELDVKKFLQSVLEDNNKRNYAIATLLAYTGVRISEALSIKMNDFNLQTGECIIRSGKGGKQRIVLLNSKVLSAIKDYLIDRKTYSTAHESPYLFISKKREKLDRTVVNRIFKSYSNVITPHQLRHFFCTNAIEKGFSIHEVANQAGHSNIHTTLLYTNPNQLQLKNKMELL
- a CDS encoding IS4-like element IS231C family transposase; translation: MNLSIQDELQLFSEELYRHLTPSLLEELAKELGFVKRKRKFSGNELATICIWVSQRTASDSLVRLCSQLHAATGTLMSPEGLNKRFDKKAVEFLKYIFSALWKSKLCKTSAISSAALTYFQRIRILDATIFQVPKHLAHVYPGSGGCAQTAGIKIQLEYDLHSGQFLNFQVGPGKNNDKTFGTDCLDTLRPGDLCIRDLGYFSLEDLDQMDQRGVCYISRLKLNHTVYTKNPFPEYFRNGTIKKQSQYIQVDLENIMHTLKPGQTYEIKESYIGKNQRLFTRVIIYRLTEEQILERRKKQSYTESKKGITFSEKSKRLTGINIYVTNTPWEVVPMEQIHDFYSLRWQIEIIFKTWKSLFQIHHWQTIKQERLECHVYGKLIAIFICSSTMFKMRQLLLQKHKRELSEYKAIGMIQDHLSLLYQAIQRNTRIITKVLIRLFTLLKKNGRKSHRYEKKTIFDIMGVVYEYNGLRKQKKAA